CGACAGCAGATGCCTCCTCTTGCACTATAATCTTACCCTCGTTAAAAGCGCTACTTGTGTCAAAGTTGTAGGGCCCTTTAATTTTCAATATCGTCGGTACCCTTTCGCTTCTGACTACCTCAACGCCATCTTCCTCTAGTTCCCCTATTACCTCCTCGACGTTTGCCTTAAGGGTGTTCACCCTGATGCTTATCCACTCGTGCCTCTTGTTAACGGATCTGAAGAAATCTTCGGTTTCATCACCTAAAATTCCCTTCACCCTCTCTATGAGCCAAGATGGGGCTAGATACTTCCACTCAAGCTCTTCAAGCTCATTCTTTGGATTTGGCTTATATTCAAATATTTTATCTAGCAAATCCCAAAAGTACATTCCAACGTAGGGGTGAGTTCTTGAAGAGATAAAGTCGGAAGCCTTCCATCTGAGATTCTTAATAGTTTGAGAGCTTGGATCATGGAAAAGGGCTATATCAACGGCAACCCTAAGGGCAGCTCTCAGCCAGGGGTCTAAAATTAGTGGAGTTACGCCAACGATCTCTTTTATAACCTTATCGATTAATCCCTGCTTTTTCATGATATCGTAAAATATCATCGTTAGGACTCTATTTAGCCAGGCTTCCTCTACATCGTGCTTTTTAAATGCTTCCCTCTTTGCGTATTGACTCGGCTTTATTATCTCTCCCAATCTTATGGCCTCTATTATGGCCCTTATTCCCTTTGGAGGTATTGAAAGCTTCTTTTTCTCTGCTTCCATCGAAATATAATCCCTTAAAAATCTCTTTTAAATTCAACGTTTTATCTCAACAATAAAAAATAGAGATAGATTATAATCCCCTTCTTTCCATCTCCTCAACATATTCAATGACTTTTTTGACTATTTCCCTTGCTTTGCCAATGTAATTTTCTGGTTTTAGCTCCTCAAGATCTCTCTCGGTTAGATACTTAGTTATTTCTCTACTTTCCTTTGCAACTTCCAGGAGGTCTCTGTTTTCACGGAAAGCTTTCATTGCAAGTTGCCTTACTACTTCATGAGCTTCCTGTCTTCCCATTCCTTTCTCGGCAAGCTTTAACATAAGGGGCTCGGCCATGATCAAGTTCTTTGTTAAATACAAGTTCCTCCTTATGTTCTCGGGGAAGAACTCCAGTCCAGTTAAAACCTTCTTCATGGTCTTGAGCATCTCATCAAGCAATACAAAGCTCTCTGGAAGGATAACCCTCTCAACGGAAGAATTCGTCAAATCCCTCTCATGCCAGAGTGGGTTATTTAGCAACGCCGGAATAACGTTGGAGTACAAAACCCTCGCAAGTCCACAGACCTTTTCAGTTCTTATGGGGTTCCTCTTGTGGGGCATCGTAGATGAACCTACTTGCTTCTCCCCGAAGGGTTCGCTTACCTCAAGTATTTCAGTCCTCTGCAGGTTCCTTATCTCCAACCCCATCTTATCCAGAGTTGAAGCCACTAAAGCCAGGAAGAAAAGTAGTTCAGCGTAGACATCCCTTTGCACTATTTGATTCGTTATCCTTGCAGGCTTGAGACCAAGATCTTCCATCACCAATCTCTCAATTTCAAAGGCTTTTTCTCCAAATGAGGCCGCAGTTCCCACGGCCCCTCTCATCTTACCAACGAGAACCCTCTCCTTAAGCTGGTATAACCTCTCTATATGCCTCTGGATCTCATCAAGCCACAGGGCGAACTTCATTCCATAAGTCGTCGGAACTGCATGTTGGCCATGGGTCCTCCCTATGCATACCGTACCTATATGCTTTTCCGCAAGCTGCTTCAAAATGGATCTAAGCTCTTTAAGATCCCTTTCAACTATCTCAAGGCTTTCCTTGATTAACAATGCATTGGCCGTATCTATTATATCATTAGAAGTTGCCCCAAGATGAACGTACTTTCCATGTTCTCCGCAAACCTCGCTTAACGCTTTAACGACGGCCATTATATCATGATGGATCTCGGCCTCTATCTCCTTAACCCTCTCAAGCTTAACCCACTTTGTATTAGCCCTTTCCGAAATAACCTTAGCGCTCTCTTCCGGAATGTTTCCTACCTTAGCATGAGCCCTTGCTAGGGCAGCTTCAACGTCAAGTAGCTTTTGCAACTTGTTCTTTTCATCCCATATCTTCCTCATCTCCTCACTACCGTAGCGGTAATCTATTGGGTGAACCGCCATTATATCACCATTTTCACGGTAAAATTAATCAATATAAATGTTTGTTTTTGACATATTTGTAGAAATCTAAAAGGCTCATCATTTGAGGATTTGTAAAATTTAGTCAGGCAACTTAAGAGCTAGGGGCTAGAAGCTTAAATTCAAGGATATTAAGTAGCCACACAACTGAGCTAGTGGAAAAGAGCTACCTTATTTTTCTTAGGGTTATCAGTTTGTCTTTATTTTCTTTCAGTCTTGGAATTTTCGTCGAAAGATAAGTTATTTTATCTTATACCCTCATATCTCTTTACGTAGGAATTAAGAAGCTAACAAGAGCCCGATTACCAGAATCCTTCACTTATTCTCTTATATGTTATAGAGGCAAGGTTCTCTGTAAGTGAAATTCCCTCTTTTATCTTGATCCAGCTCTTAAAGTGGGAGTCATTTCATTTATGGAATGGGGGAATAAAGATACCATACTAAAATATTAACCTCATGGCCAGTTCCTTTGGAACGTATTTCCATCTTACCGCAAATAAAAATGTACTCAAGTAAACCACCAGTATAAATGGTACAAGTCTTAAGTTTACAAATTCTAGCTGTTTAAATGCTATTAGTTTACCTTATAAACTTTTAACAATAAAGTAAAGAAGGCGATGATGAAGCCTTCCGCACCTGAATGATGAGGAGTGGACGGCTTCCTGAGCCTACTCCTTATATGCTATGGCCTCTATCTCAATTAACACATCTTTTGGAAGCCTAGAAACTTCTACCGCAACCCTTGCAGGCTTGGATTCTCCAAAGTATTCAGCATAAACCTCGTTCATCTTTGCAAAGTCGTTCATATCCTTTAGGTAAACGGTTACCTTAATGACATCATTGAGGGAATAACCGGCGGCTTCCAAAATAGCCTTTATGTTCTCCAACACCTGTCTTGTCTGATCCTTGATATCTCCTTTTACTATTTCTCCAGTTTTTGGATCTATTGGGATTTGGCCTGCGATAAAGAGGAAGTTTCCGGCCTTAATGGCTTGACTATAGGGACCTATTGGCTTTGGAGCATTTTCAGTAAAGATCACCTCTTTCATAGGGATCACCACGAAATAATAGGGGAAAGACATAATAAATGTTTAGAAATGGATTAAGCTTATAAAGACACGGTACTTTATTTAGGCACATGTCAATTAAGGTACGTATTGCATCTCTTGATGATGTTAAAGGCATTGTCGAGGTTTACTGTTCTTCAGTTAGCAAATGGGTTAAATACATCAATGGTAAGGAAGTCGAAGCTAAATATGATGACCTCACTGTAGCTGAACGATGGAGTCACGGAGGTCCTTGGATGAGTATTGAAACTTGCGCTATAAATATAACCAACCTCCTAATCAACGACCAGTACCCCTTAGTAGCTGAGCTCAATGGTAAAATAGTCGGGGAGCTAGAGCTCTACATAGGTGAGGAGAAAAGTCTCCTCGGCAAATGTGGATATATAGATGTTTTGGAAGTACACAAAGATTATAGAAAAAGAGGTGTTGGTAAAGCACTTGTAAACAAGGCGGTCGAAATAGCTAAAGAGCATGAATGCGACACTGTGGCCGTATGGCCGGTTAAAGAAGCTGTTGGATTCTATAGAAAATGTGGTATATCCGAGATCGCATACAGGATCGTTCATGTAGAAATAAACCTTAATGAAATCAGTGCTAAGGTTCAAGAACAATACTCAACTACTTCATTTCCTAATAACTATGATATTATCAAAGATATGACATTTGTAACCCCTAGGATATATTCATCCTTTGCTGCATGGATAAAAAGTAGATGGGGCTATGCCATAGAGAAGAATAGAACAAGTATCGAGGGTTGTATACCCGAACTAAATACATGTTATATAATTAAGGGTCTTTGGAATAATAAAAGTGCAGCTAAATTATTCTTATGGGTTGAGGATATAGCAAGTATAAACCAAGTGCTAAATGAGATATTCGGGATCGCTAAGAAGAAAGGAATTACCAGACTACATTTACTAATAGATGAAAATGTGTACCGAGAGATCGTGAATAAGTATCCTCACAGGGTTTTAGAACACGAGGTTCTCCTGATGAAAAAAGTAAGATGATTCATTGTATGCTTGTTTAGGTTCCTCACCTCTTCAGTAATCTCTATTTGGGCTTAAAACCCTATCTATAAACTTTACATTTTTGTGAAATCTCCTAATGATTCTTTGAAAAATCTACCCTTCACAGTTACTCTGCCTTATGAACTTTCTCTGAGAATGTGACAAACTCACTCCAAGAAACGTGAGCAAGGAACTTAGCTTTTAGATTCGGCTTCCCCTTTTCAAATGCGTAATCCTTGTATGTGTAACCTACTACCTCCCCAACGAAGAATGTGTGATCTCCATAACTCCTGGCATCTATGACTCTACACTCTATATTAGCCAACGCCTCTTCTATGCTTGGAACCTTAACTTTCTTTGAAGGAATTAAGGTCACGCTCATCTCTTTAAGCTTTGATGGCCCTTTCTTAGTTCCAGCGATCCATACATCCCTAAGCACATCAAGACTTGGGACGCTTATTACAAATTCTCCATACTTCTTTATGAGCTTATGCGTTGTCCTCTTTGGAGCTACCGCTACTCCAACTATGAATGGATCAAAAGATACGACAGTCACCCAATCGGCTGCCATGACGTTTGTCTCCTCTCCATGACCAGACACTATGAGGTAAGTCCTCATTGGATATAACAACCTGTAGCCTTCCATTTTCCTCCCCTATGAAAATAATATAAAATATTTAAATTTATTACTCCAATTAGTGAAGTAGGAACATCCACAAAATGCCTCCAATGAAGCACGAACAACCAGGAAAGAGGGTTGTGTGGAAACTATATCCCCTTAGGGATAAGAAGGGCTCCAAATTAAAATTATGGGGAAAACAAGAACTAACAAATCGCCTTCAAAAATAAATGAATTATTACTATGCTCCCAACCCTCATTTAATTACCTCCTTAAAAGCTTCTAATGTTGGTTCTATAGGTTCTGGGATCTGAAAGTTCTTTATAACGATGTTCGGATCCTTCAACCCATGTCCAGTTGTTATTAAGATGTAACTCTCATTTCTGCTTATTTCACCACTTTCAAGTAGCTTAATCAAGCCAGCCAAAGATGCTGCAGAGGCAGGCTCAACGAATAATCCCTCTCTAGATGCTAGGAGCCTTTGGGCCCTTAGTATCTCTTCATCACTCACGCTTTCAAACAATCCTCCAGACTCTTCAACAGCTTTCCATGCCTTTATCCAGTTTGCTGGATTCCCTATTCTTATTGCAGAGGCAACAGTCTCTGGGTTCTCTTCAGGTTGAAACTTTTTCTTCTCCTTCCAAGCTTTCACTAAAGGAGAGGCACCTTCAGCTTGAATTCCAATCATCCTGGGAAGCTCATCTATAACTCCAGCCTCATACATTTCCTTGAACCCCTTCCATATCGCGGAAATGTTCCCAGCGTTTCCAACTGGGAGGATAATGTTGTCTGGAACTTTCCCTAGTTGATCGTATATCTCATATGCTATTGTCTTCTGTCCTTCAAGCCTAAATGGATTTATCGAGTTCAACATGTATATCCCAAGCTCTCTACTTGCCTCAACAACTATCCTAAGGGCATCGTCGAAGTTTCCCTTGATTGGGATTACCTTGGCTCCATGGATTATCGCCTGAGCAAGTTTTCCTAATGCTATCTTTCCGCTGGGTATTAGAACGTACGCTTTTATTCCTGCCTTTGCAGCGTAAGCTGCTAGTGATGCTGAAGTATTGCCCGTGGATGCACATATAACCTTATCCATTCCCAGTTCGAGAGCCTTTGAAACTCCGACGGTCATTCCACGATCCTTAAAGGAACCAGTTGGATTTGCTCCTTCATTTTTTGCATAAAGCTCCTTCACTTTTAGCTCATTTTCGAGGTTTGACAACCTATAAAGGGGAGTTCCACCCTCCTCTAGGCTTACCCTCTTTTTTACGGGAAGCCAGCTCTCATACTTCCATAACTTTATATCCCTACCGTTGAAAATGGAGGTATCAACCTTATCAAGGTCAATAACTACCTCCAGCAATCCTCCGCAATCACACCTATACCTAACTTCGTCCTCAGGGTATTCTCTTCCGCAAACTACACATCTCAATACCATTTTGCACCCTCCATTAACTTTTCTTGGTCAATTACCCGTCCCAACTTCAAAACTCCCAAAGACGTCTTTCATGACCTTTCTCCAAGACAAGTACCACTAGTCCTAAATCACCCTTCTTCCTACTTCATTCTTGGAAATCAGGAACTAGCAACCTACTATCCTCCTTTAAAGTGCTATGTTCTTCATAACATCTCCTGAATAAGGAGGAACGATGAGTTTCCAGGAATTTTTCTTTCCTTCTAGAGCGAACCTTAGTATACTCCCTCACTATAAAAAGGATAGATACGCTGAGTTGGATAAAGCTTTAGTATATTCCTTTACCCTTACTCTGAAATCCTTGCTCTCCTTTGCAGTTACTAACGCTTCTATAGCTAGTCCAGAGATGTCAAACCCAAGTCCAAAGTTCACCATCGTGGCTGGAGTGCAGATTCTCATTTTCAACAACTCTCCTGTGCACGTCCCTTAAAACTTCCAGAAACTGATCCTTGGAAGTTTTTATCTTAAAGTATAGATCTCCTTCCTCATAAACTTCGTAAGGTAAGGGAATATTTGTTTTAACTGATACAACAGATATTTCGGCATGATTTTCTAGTAACTTGTGGGTAACAATTGGAATTCCCTGGGATTCATGAGAAATTAGCGTTCCAAATTTTAGATCCCTAGTTTTTCCAAGAATGACTGGGATCTTTCCTTCTACTGGATCGATGGCTCTTGGATGAAGAACCTTCATACCCAATTTTGCAGCTGTTTTTGCTTCTTTGTAGGAAATGTAATGAATTAGTCTTGCAGGAGGCACTAGCTTTGGATCTGCAGTATAAATTCCCTCAACGTCGCTCATTATTAGAACGGCTTTAGCATTTACTAGACTCGCTATAGATGTTGCCGAATAATCACTTCCTCCTCTTCCAAAAGTTGCTCGGAACCCGTTCAGATTTCCATAGTATCCAGTAACAACAGGAACGATTCCTCTCCTAAGCATGCGATAGAGAACATCTACTCCCTGAGCACTCTTCTTAAACTCCACTTCTGCATTTCCAAACTCCCCTTTAACAAAGAGAACATCCTTAGAGTCAACAGGCCTGGCGGTAATTCCGAGTATTTTAAGACCCTCTGAGAATAGTTTGGCAGAAAATCTCTCTCCAAAAGATGCTATTTCGTCTATAAATGCCTTTTCTGAGGGGAAACTTGATTTAGAATTTATCGTCTTTTTAAGTTGATGTATTAAATGCTCAAGCTGAACGTTGAGTTCCTGGGATAGTTCTTCGTGAATTTCATCAATTTCCAGAAGAGCGGATTTATCCCCCTTTGCGAGCCTTAACAAGCAATCTGTAACTCCTGCAAGTGCAGAAACGACGACAATGATTTTCATGTTTTCATGTAACTTCGCAACTAGCTCTAGTGCTTCTTCAAAGGCATACCTTACTGAAGTTCCTCCAAACTTTATAACGACAGGTTTCTCCACCACCCATGTTCATTCCCCCTGGAGTTAACCTCCTTTCGCTATAATAAATCTTTCTATTTTTTTCTTGTTTAATTGATATTTCTTCATTAGATTCTTGAATTTTATACTCATTTCAACTATACTTGTAGGTGATATATTGAATAAATGACAGCTAAACCTTCACTGACAATTTGGAAAAGCTTAGAAAAAGGACAAAACTTAAAATTAGTCAGTATAGTAGTATTCGCCTTTCTCTTTCTGCTCCCTATCCTTTACACTTCCCTCCTTGTTCGCCCTTGGTCTTCCAGTGTCGGGATCCCTTCTGAACGTTATTCCAACAGAAGCCAAGAACCTGTTCATTCCCTCTCTCATCCCCATTGGAGGTAAAGCCTTCCCATATTTACTTGGTTCACCCTCAAACACTATCAGCCTATCGCTGACGTAGTCTATCATTAAAACATCATGCTCCACAACCAAAGCAGTCTTCTCATTCTTCTCCATGAGGTGTCTTATGGCCCTTGAAGTTGCTAACCTTTGCTCAACATCTAGGTATGCTGAAGGCTCGTCGAGTAGATAAATGTCGGCATCCCTAAGAAGTGTAGCGGCTATCGCAACCCTCTGAAGCTCTCCACCTGAGAGTTCATTAACGTTCTTATCGTACAGATCTATAATCCCCAAGGGCTTCAAAAGCTCAGTTTTGTAGAAGTTGCTGTTAAGCTTTGAGGCATCTATCTTACTCAAGAGGTCATACACCGTCCCCTCGTACTCCGCCTTAATATATTGTGGCTTATAAGCAACCGTTAGATCCCACTCAACTTTCCCTTCGGTAGGTTCCTCAACCCCGGCAAGCATCTTGACGAAGGTTGTCTTTCCTATTCCATTGGGTCCAACTATTCCAATGACTTCTCCCTTCCTGATTTCTCCTGGTTCCACCTCAAGTTTAAAGCTCCCGTAATCTTTCACTAACCTTGGATACTCAACTAGGGTTTCCCTCTCCACTTCTACCCTCTCACTCAACTTCGTGAACTTTATCTCGTATGGCCTAAAACGAACGTTTTCATCCTTTAGGTACCCCTGGAGGAATTCGTTTATTCCATTTCTAGTTCCCTTAGGCTGTGAGAATATTCCGTAAACTCCCGGCTCTCCATAGACTATGTGAACTATATCGCTTAGATAATCGAGAACTGCTAAATCGTGCTCAACAACGAGCACCGCTTTTCCTTCATCCGCAAGCCTCCTTATTACCCTAGCTACGTTAAGTCTCTGCCTTATGTCAAGATAACTTGAAGGCTCATCAAAGAAGTAGAAGTGTGCTTTTCTGAGGATTGCTGCAGCTATCGCAACCCTCTGAAGCTCCCCACCTGAAAGTTGATCTATCTCCCTCTCCAAAACTTTCTCTAGTTCCAGTACCTTGACGATTTCCTCAAACTTTCCGGTTTCATCAACTTTCTTTAATAACTCTCCAACTTTACCCTTAACGGCCTTAGGTAATAAATCCACGTACTGTGGCTTAACTACAGGTTTTATCTCTCCATTCTTTAGCTTTTCAAAGTAGTTCTGAAGTTCACTACCTCTAAATGCTTTTATCACGTCATCCCAGGAATCATTGTCGCAACATAAGTTAGGTATTAATTGCCCAGCGAGTATTTTGACTGCCGTAGTTTTTCCAGTCCCATTTGGCCCTACTATTCCAACAACCATCCCATCTTTAACCACGGGAAGTCTATAGAGGACGAAGGCGTTGACGCCATAGCGGTGAACGCAGTCCTCTTCAAGTTGCTCTGGGAGGTTTACTATGCTAATAGCCTTGAAAGGACACTTATGGACACAGATTCCGCAACCAGTACAGCTTGCCTCCTGAATTATTGGCCTGTTGTTCTCCTCATCGATTATTATAGCTTCCCCTCCCATCCTATTGACAGGGCAAACTCGCTCACAAAGGAAATGACCACACTTATCTGGGTTACACTTATCATAATCGATGACAGCAATCCTCATAACTTTCCCCCCATTTCACTGAGCTTTCCCTCGTTTTAAATAGATTATTCATACATTCCTGGGCAACCTGGGCTTTGGGAATAAGGAAAGTTACAAAATTTTTTAATTTTGTTTAGGTAATTACCCTAAGGGGATAGCATGGAGAGACTGGAAGACCTGTTTGAGAAGTCAAAATTTGGGGAGTTAATACTTTTTGAGTATAACAGCACAACTCCGCTCCTGTTCATTGTGTATCCATTGATTAAATGGGCCAGAGAGAAAGGATATCCCCTTGTAATATTTGATATATTCGACTCCTTAACCATTTACACGAAGCAAGCTGAGATGCTGGGAATAAAGGATAAGCTGTATGAAGGGGCCAACATCGTAAAGATTGGGGGGAGAATGAATCTTGGAAACATCATTTTGAAAATTTCAATAATCGAGTATGGACCCTTTGAAAAGACATTAGAAGACACCCTGGAGAAGGCTTACGGAGAAAGGGAAAACGTTATCTCGATAGTTCTTGGAACTGAAAAGATCTTCTCATTTTATCCCTTCAGAGATCAGTTTATGTTCTCAAATTTCTTGGCCCTAAAAACTGGAGATAGGAGGAGAAAGGCCTTTTATTTTGTAAATGTAGACTTGCTAGAGAAGATTTCCCCACCTATGGGTCCCCTATTGGAGGAGGAATTCACGACGGTTGTTAAGTTAACGAAAGAGGATAACAAGATAAAGATGAAGGTAATTAAGAGCTTAAATCCCGAATTAGATGGAATGGAACTAAAGGTTAATGCTCATACTCTAATTGCCTCCAATAGATGAGTTTCCTAATTTTAATAGCAAAGGATCCGTATAATTCCTGGATAACATCTTCGGGTAGGCCTTCCTCCCTTAAAACCTTTTTAAACATCCTCTCCCCTTTATTTTTAATTCTAAACAGTTTAGCTATCCCAAACATTATCCTGGGAATTTCGAAAAATAAAAGCTTAAGGAGAGAGATCAACAGCCTCACTCCTTCTCCTCCTCTTCCTTTTCAGTTACTATCTTTATTCCCCGGAAGTTCTTTCCCCTCTGGATCATACTCGTAAACGTTTCTAGTAGGTTTCTCATAACGTTTATGCTTTTCATGTACTCCTTAGTAAGTTCAGTAGCCGTCTCTTTATCCATGCCAGCTTCAACTAAGTCCTTATAAAACTGGGCAACGCTTTTCCCAAGTGCTTGCATCTTTTCCGGGCTATAGAGATCCTCCAGGAGTTTCTGAAGAGGCTCGAGTATATCTTCAATCATAGGTCCAATCTTGTCCATCATCATGGCAATCTTATCTAGATCCTTATCCCCCTCATATGCCTCTATAAGTTTCTCAACAGACTTCACCTTCTCCTTCAGCACCTCAACCTCTTCCTTTGTCTTTGCATTCTTTATCTCCTCCATGAGTTCCTCAAGCAACTCCTCAAGCTTCGCCTTACCCTCCATTTCAATCACCTCAAATACTCCTTTATCTGATCAAGATTAATTGGGATTCCGATTATATCTAGCCACCTTTTGATCACATCCCTGGATAGGGAATACACCTTTCCCCTCTCCCCAGGAACTTCGACCACAACTCCTAATTTCACCAATTCATTAAGCTTAGCCCTAACCGTATTCCGAGATGCCTTTCCTCTCCTTCCCTTTAGCTCTCTCGCTATTTGGCTTATATTAGCCCTTTTTAAGTCGAAAAGTATCTTAACTATCTCCCTAGCTATAGGATCCTGTCTTATTTCCGGGATCGCAACATCTATTCCTATCCCACCGTACTCGGCGTATATTGAGAGTAACCTTATGTAAGCTTGAGCTATTTGGGTTAGGATATCAAAGCTAGCCTTCAATGCTTTCAAGGCCTCTTTGAGCTCCTGGACTTCCATGGTTAGATCGCTGTCTTGCATATTTTTTAGTTGTCCCTCAATTCATATATCATTTCTGGTCATTTCTGATCAGTTCGAGATTTTCATCGAAGCGCTTTTATATGAATGAATCATATATCCAATTCCGGTGATTTTATGGGCAAGGGGCTTTCAGAGAAAGATTTAGGGAAGTTCAAGCTTGTGGGTAATGTAGATGTATTTAAGGGAAAAGCGGTCTTTCAAGTAACGGAGATAAGCCTCAAAGACGATGATTACTTCTCTAAGCTTTACCTCTACGATGGAAAGAGGGTAAAACCCTTCACCTCAGGGAACAAGGATTCTAATCCAAGGTTCTCTCCAAATGGGAAGCTTATAGCATTTACCTCAAAGAGGGATAAGGAAGGAAAGGAATCAGAGCTCTACGTGATTCCAACGGATGGGGGAGAGGCCAGACTTTTAGCAAAGTTCAAATACGGGATAAAGAACCTGCGCTTTACCGAGGATGGGAAAAGTATAGCCGTGGTTACCCCTATAGACGTTGAGAAAAAAGGGAATGATGACGTTCACATTATAAGGGAAATACCATTCTGGTTTAATGGAGTTGGCTGGATCTACGGAAAAAGAAACGTTGTCTACCTTGTTGACGTTGAGAGCGGGAAGAAAAAGAGACTAACTCCAAAGAACCTAAATGTTGATCAGATAAGGTTCCACAACGGTAGACTATACTTCACGGCCCAAGAGGATAGGGAAAGGAAACCTCTGATATCCGATCTTTACGTCCTCGAGAATAGAAAAGTTAGGAAGCTGACCCCAGGGAAGTGGAGGATACTCGACTTCCTCCCCCTTGATGACGGAAGCTTCGTACTTAAGGCTAACACTTTAGAAAGGGGAATCCCAACCAACGCCCACATCTACCACTACGATCCCAAGACAGGAGAACTTAAGAAGCTCACAAAGGATTTAGACAGGAACGCTTACAACTCCTTAAACTCCGATGTTCGAGGAAGTCAGAGGGCCGAGCTTGTGTACAAGGAGGGGTGGATCTACTATGTCGCAACGGATGGCCCTAGGGCAAACCTCTTTAGGGTCAACTTAGATGGAAAGATTGAAAGGGTAATAGGTGGAGATAGAAGCGTTGAAAGCTTCGATATAGGGGATTACATAGCTTTCACGGCTCAAGATGCTGTAACCCCAACTGAGCTGTACATATACAGGGATGGAAAGGAGAAGAAGGTTACCGACTTTAACAAATGGATAAAGGGTTACACCCTTTCAAAACCTGAACACTTTAAGGTTAAAGCAAGTGACGGGGTTGAAATAGATGCCTGGGTAATGAAACCGGTGAACTTCAGGAAAGGAAAGAAGTATCCAGCTATTCTAGAGATCCACGGTGGTCCTAAAACCGCTTACGGTTACGCTTTTATGCACGAGTTCCACGTTTTAACCTCTAAAGGCTTCGTCGTGATATTCTCAAATCCTAGAGGGAGCGATGGCTACGGAGAGGAGTTCGCGGATATAAGGGGACACTATGGGGAGAGGGATTACCAGGATTTAATGGAGGTAGTCGATGAAGCATTAAGGAGATTTGACTTCATAGATGGGGAAAGGCTAGGAGTTACCGGGGGTTCCTATGGTGGCTTCATGACGAACTGGATAGTCGGACATACCAACAGGTTCAAAGCCGCTGTAACCCAGAGATCAATTTCAAATTGGATAAGCTTCTTCGGGACAACGGATATAGGTTATTACTTTGCTCCAGATCAAATAGGAAAAGATCCCTG
This Pyrococcus horikoshii OT3 DNA region includes the following protein-coding sequences:
- a CDS encoding ribosome biogenesis/translation initiation ATPase RLI; amino-acid sequence: MRIAVIDYDKCNPDKCGHFLCERVCPVNRMGGEAIIIDEENNRPIIQEASCTGCGICVHKCPFKAISIVNLPEQLEEDCVHRYGVNAFVLYRLPVVKDGMVVGIVGPNGTGKTTAVKILAGQLIPNLCCDNDSWDDVIKAFRGSELQNYFEKLKNGEIKPVVKPQYVDLLPKAVKGKVGELLKKVDETGKFEEIVKVLELEKVLEREIDQLSGGELQRVAIAAAILRKAHFYFFDEPSSYLDIRQRLNVARVIRRLADEGKAVLVVEHDLAVLDYLSDIVHIVYGEPGVYGIFSQPKGTRNGINEFLQGYLKDENVRFRPYEIKFTKLSERVEVERETLVEYPRLVKDYGSFKLEVEPGEIRKGEVIGIVGPNGIGKTTFVKMLAGVEEPTEGKVEWDLTVAYKPQYIKAEYEGTVYDLLSKIDASKLNSNFYKTELLKPLGIIDLYDKNVNELSGGELQRVAIAATLLRDADIYLLDEPSAYLDVEQRLATSRAIRHLMEKNEKTALVVEHDVLMIDYVSDRLIVFEGEPSKYGKALPPMGMREGMNRFLASVGITFRRDPDTGRPRANKEGSVKDREQKEKGEYYYTD
- a CDS encoding S9 family peptidase, with translation MGKGLSEKDLGKFKLVGNVDVFKGKAVFQVTEISLKDDDYFSKLYLYDGKRVKPFTSGNKDSNPRFSPNGKLIAFTSKRDKEGKESELYVIPTDGGEARLLAKFKYGIKNLRFTEDGKSIAVVTPIDVEKKGNDDVHIIREIPFWFNGVGWIYGKRNVVYLVDVESGKKKRLTPKNLNVDQIRFHNGRLYFTAQEDRERKPLISDLYVLENRKVRKLTPGKWRILDFLPLDDGSFVLKANTLERGIPTNAHIYHYDPKTGELKKLTKDLDRNAYNSLNSDVRGSQRAELVYKEGWIYYVATDGPRANLFRVNLDGKIERVIGGDRSVESFDIGDYIAFTAQDAVTPTELYIYRDGKEKKVTDFNKWIKGYTLSKPEHFKVKASDGVEIDAWVMKPVNFRKGKKYPAILEIHGGPKTAYGYAFMHEFHVLTSKGFVVIFSNPRGSDGYGEEFADIRGHYGERDYQDLMEVVDEALRRFDFIDGERLGVTGGSYGGFMTNWIVGHTNRFKAAVTQRSISNWISFFGTTDIGYYFAPDQIGKDPWSNLEGYWEKSPLKYAPNVETPLLIIHSTEDYRCWLPEALQLFISLKYLGKRVELAIFPGENHDLSRSGKPKHRVKRLELIAGWMEKWLKG
- a CDS encoding DUF257 family protein; the encoded protein is MERLEDLFEKSKFGELILFEYNSTTPLLFIVYPLIKWAREKGYPLVIFDIFDSLTIYTKQAEMLGIKDKLYEGANIVKIGGRMNLGNIILKISIIEYGPFEKTLEDTLEKAYGERENVISIVLGTEKIFSFYPFRDQFMFSNFLALKTGDRRRKAFYFVNVDLLEKISPPMGPLLEEEFTTVVKLTKEDNKIKMKVIKSLNPELDGMELKVNAHTLIASNR